From a region of the Theobroma cacao cultivar B97-61/B2 chromosome 8, Criollo_cocoa_genome_V2, whole genome shotgun sequence genome:
- the LOC18591183 gene encoding uncharacterized protein LOC18591183 isoform X2, giving the protein MDTVENQSEAPAIKALGFLFKLTEVYLWDDGAKETRQSSCLCESENNKSSRQRDKSRSSVFHMTSDSCTLPEDIELANEMNALGLPLSFHTSKETRSKMTSSKRKGVRSKHSHGHKDTEETMEFSRVSEMEILSPSVFHDNSSSSFCCMSMLDRSESSYHDVAVVVNESQCPDLKQEDSASSVRTICGSVMEQTCDGISDLVTNDGQDYDFAQQSGIVSTADEKIAVSSTSLGAVLLPEHCLMDPGLDHCNNEGYRSLMEHECFDCSSVAPCNEKDVLDCDGNDQTYGGALGDWRVYWDSFYMRNYFYNLKTQASTWDPPPGMENLVFNNLNNKSNEMTTESLQKSVHGGGLEELLSDELSNGTGVAAASSLAIPSVSKSFELAGEHCETSGTCVAELTLRLTSDAQDNVDSMPTVPPGTISDGEDIILENAALANNQADTLLVAAIRKGKKKTRRRAQRKLARDEEELQFQEIFEEYSAIIGKYWCQRYLLFSRFDDGIKMDEEGWFSVTPEPIARHHASRCGSGIVVDSFTGVGGNAIQLAQRSAHVIAIDIDPKKIDYAYHNAAVYGVNDRIDFIMGDFFALAPKLKADTVFLSPPWGGPDYTKVKIYDLKTMLRPRDGYFLFDVAKKIACRIVMFLPRNVDLNQLAELSLSAQPPWSLERRQSEDNKSALLVWSSEGERGHLFVDIELLMIFNAVLWVPLPQPQFRLCCE; this is encoded by the exons ATGGACACGGTCGAAAACCAAAGCGAAGCTCCAGCCATCAAAGCTCTGGGTTTTCTCTTCAAGCTCACCGAAGTCTACTTATG GGACGATGGTGCTAAGGAGACTCGACAATCTTCTTGCTTATGCGAAAGCGAAAACAAT AAATCGTCTCGACAAAGGGACAAGAGCCGCTCAAGCGTTTTTCATATGACCAGTG ATTCCTGCACTTTACCAGAGGACATAGAACTGGCTAACGAAATGAATGCTTTGGGCCTTCCTCTTTCCTTCCATACCAGCAAGGAG ACGAGGAGTAAAATGACTAGCAGCAAAAGGAAGGGTGTACGTTCGAAGCATTCTCATGGTCATAAAGACACCGAAGAAACGATGGAATTTTCCAGAGTGAGTGAGATGGAGATTCTATCTCCTTCTGTTTTTCATGATAACTCGAGCAGTTCTTTTTGTTGCATGTCAATGCTGGATCGAAGTGAATCATCTTACCATGATGTTGCAGTGGTTGTCAATGAATCCCAATGCCCTGATCTTAAGCAAGAAGATTCAGCAAGCTCAGTGAGGACTATTTGTGGCTCCGTCATGGAACAAACCTGTGATGGGATTTCTGACCTTGTGACTAATGATGGCCAGGATTATGACTTTGCACAGCAGAGTGGTATTGTGTCTACTGCTGATGAGAAAATTGCAGTGAGCTCAACTAGTTTAGGtgctgtacttttaccagaaCACTGTTTGATGGATCCAGGTCTTGACCATTGTAATAATGAAGGTTATAGAAGCTTGATGGAGCATGAGTGTTTTGATTGTTCCTCTGTGGCTCCTTGCAATGAAAAAG ATGTGCTTGATTGTGATGGTAATGACCAGACATATGGTGGTGCTTTGGGTGATTGGAGGGTGTACTGGGACTCTTTTTACATGAGGAACTACTTTTACAATCTCAAAACTCAAGCTTCTACATGGGACCCACCCCCAGGCATGGAAAATCTAGTATTTAATAACCTtaataataagtcaaatgaAATGACTACTGAGTCACTTCAGAAATCTGTACACGGTGGTGGATTAGAAGAGCTGCTATCTGATGAGCTATCAAATGGGACTGGAGTTGCTGCTGCTTCTAGTTTGGCAATACCTTCTGTAAGCAAGAGTTTTGAGCTTGCAGGTGAACATTGTGAGACCAGTGGTACTTGTGTTGCTGAACTTACATTACGCTTAACATCAGATGCCCAGGACAATGTTGACAG CATGCCTACGGTACCCCCTGGAACAATTTCTGATGGTGAAGATATTATTTTAGAAAATGCTGCTTTAGCAAACAATCAGGCGGATACCCTACTTGTAGCTGCCAttagaaaagggaaaaagaaaacaagaagacGAGCTCAGAGGAAATTGGCAAGGGATGAGGAAG AACTTCAATTCCAAGAGATATTTGAGGAGTATTCTGCCATTATTGGTAAATATTGGTGTCAGAGATACCTGCTATTCTCCAGATTTGATGATGGTATAAAAATGGACGAGGAAGGGTGGTTTTCTGTCACTCCAGAGCCTATAGCCAGGCATCATGCATCCCGATGTGGGAGTGGGATTGTAGTTGACTCTTTTACTGGAGTTGGCGGGAATGCCATTCAATTGGCCCAGAG GAGCGCACATGTTATTGCTATTGATATCGATCCAAAGAAGATAGATTATGCATATCATAATGCTGCTGTCTATGGTGTCAATGACCGAATAGATTTCATAATGGGAGATTTTTTCGCTTTGGCACCTAAATTGAAG GCAGACACTGTTTTCTTATCACCTCCTTGGGGCGGTCCGGATTACACTAAAGTAAAGATATATGACCTCAAGACAATGCTTAGGCCACGTGATGG ATATTTCCTGTTTGATGTTGCAAAGAAAATTGCCTGCAGAATTGTCATGTTTCTCCCTAGAAATGTAGATCTCAATCAATTGGCAGAATTATCTCTGTCTGCACAGCCTCCTTGGTCATTAGAG AGACGGCAGTCAGAGGACAATAAATCAGCATTACTTGTGTGGAGCAGTGAAGGAGAACGGGGTCACCTTTTTGTGGATATTGAGCTCCTAATGATTTTCAATGCTGTTTTATGGGTTCCCTTACCCCAGCCTCAATTTCGGTTATGCTGTGAATGA
- the LOC18591184 gene encoding THO complex subunit 5B, whose amino-acid sequence MEDGEIEEGMVVEESSQLPVPPRKPEKSPYDLLKESKASVEEIVAKVLSIKKKDKPKSDLRELVTQMFLHFVNLRQANRSILLEEDKVKAETERAKAPVDFTTLQLHNLMYEKGHYLKAIKACKDFKSKYPDIELVPEEEFFRDGPEEIKGSNLSDDSSHNLMLKRLNYELFQRKELCKLLEKLEQRKKSLLEKIANRKKFLSSLPSHLKSLKKASLPVQNQLGVLHTKKLKQHHSAELLPPPLYVIYSQFTAQKEAFGEDIDLEIIGSMKDAQAFARQQANKDNGISTSVESSRLEDDVPDEEDDGQRRRKRPKRVPSKEAIDQAGIYQVHPLKIILHIHDDEASDPRSAKLITLKFEYLLKLNVVCVGIEGSTEGPEYNILCNLFPDDTGLDLPHQSAKLFVGDAVTFDERRTSRPYKWAQHLAGIDFLPEVSPLLNSNETSNNETKNDAVVSGLALYRQQNRVQTVVQRIRSRKKAELALVEQLDSLMKLKWPSLNCKSVPWALHTPLCSLHSWSSVGPKVNETSSEPVPDREPVQEHMDVDMDGRSGMSKEELEGLREDGELPSLLSAPSVKNDAKLTMLKGSSLNHSKQLALISKNILSPVSKGKSPSFKKHDDESDFMLETDSDLDEPAETETENTASSQCYEIAEKAWVDYGIKEFVLLLTRKMDTSGQNMKLEAKVKISMEYPLRPPLFTVNLYSSPGENSLENDYFQWHNEIRAMEAEVNLHMLKMVPPDQENYTLTHQVYCLAMLFDYYMDEASPSSEKRKSSSVIDVGLCKPVSGRLLARSFRGRDRRKMISWKDMECTTGYPF is encoded by the exons ATGGAGGACGGGGAGATAGAGGAGGGAATGGTGGTGGAAGAGAGCTCGCAGTTACCAGTTCCGCCGCGCAAGCCTGAGAAATCTCCCTACGATTTGCTTAAAGAAAGCAAAGCCTCGGTGGAAGAGATCGTCGCCAAAGTCCTCTCaatcaaaaagaaagacaaaccGAAATCCGATCTCAGAGAACTCGTCACCCAAATGTTCCTCCACTTCGTCAACCTACGCCAG GCGAATCGTAGCATATTgttggaggaagacaaagtgaAAGCGGAGACGGAACGCGCGAAGGCGCCGGTGGATTTCACGACGTTGCAGCTTCACAATTTAATGTACGAGAAGGGCCATTATTTGAAAGCTATAAAAGCTTGCAAGGATTTCAAATCTAAGTATCCTGATATCGAGCTTGTACCGGAGGAGGAGTTTTTTCGCGACGGGCCTGAAGAAATTAAGGGTTCTAATTTGTCTGATGATAGCTCGCATAATTTGATGCTCAAAAGGCTCAATTATGAACTCTTTCAG CGGAAAGAGCTATGCAAACTTCTAGAAAAACTGGAACAACGGAAGAAAAGTCTTTTGGAGAAAATAGCAAATCGAAAGAAGTTTCTGTCAAGCCTGCCTTCGCACCTCAAGTCCCTAAAGAAAGCATCATTGCCTGTACAGAATCAATTAGGTGTTTTGCATACAAAGAAACTGAAGCAACATCATTCGGCTGAACTGCTTCCACCTCCACTTTACGTGATTTACTCACAGTTCACGGCCCAGAAGGAAGCATTTGGAGAAGATATCGATCTTGAGATCATAGGAAGTATGAAGGATGCTCAAGCTTTCGCTCGCCAGCAAGCAAATAAGGACAATG GTATATCTACCAGTGTAGAGAGCTCAAGGTTGGAGGATGATGTACCTGATGAGGAAGATGATGGCCAGAGAAGGAGAAAGCGGCCAAAGAGGGTTCCGAGCAAGGAGGCTATTGACCAGGCAGGAATCTATCAAGTTCATCCTCTGAAAATTATCCTTCACATACACGATGATGAAGCATCTGATCCTAGATCTGCAAAACTGATCACTTTGAAGTTTGAATACTTGTTAAAGTTAAATGTTGTATGTGTTGGGATTGAAGGGTCAACTGAAGGACCTGAGTATAATATCCTTTGCAATTTATTTCCTGATGACACTGGCCTTGATCTGCCTCACCAG TCGGCTAAGCTCTTTGTTGGTGATGCTGTTACATTTGATGAAAGGAGAACTTCACGTCCATATAAGTGGGCGCAGCATTTGGCAGGAATTGATTTCTTACCGGAGGTCTCACCATTGCTTAATAGCAATGAAACTTCAAACAATGAAACCAAAAATGATGCTGTTGTTTCTGGTCTTGCATTGTATCGCCAGCAGAACCGAGTGCAGACAGTTGTGCAAAGAATCCGCTCACGGAAAAAAGCTGAGCTGGCTCTTGT GGAACAGCTTGATTCACTTATGAAGCTTAAATGGCCTTCTCTGAATTGTAAAAGTGTCCCATGGGCCTTGCATACCCCTTTATGCAGTTTACATAGTTGGTCATCTGTAGGACCCAAAGTTAATGAGACTTCATCTGAACCTGTTCCTGACAGAGAACCGGTTCAAGAGCATATGGATGTTGATATGGATGGAAGATCTGGTATGTCAAAGGAAGAGCTGGAGGGGTTAAGAGAAGATGGAGAGCTTCCATCTTTGCTTTCAGCTCCATCCGTCAAAAATGATGCTAAACTTACTATGTTAAAGGGATCCAGTCTAAACCATTCCAAGCAGTTGGCTTTAATTTCAAAGAACATTTTGTCTCCAGTCAGTAAGGGGAAATCACCAAGTTTCAAAAAACATGATGATGAGTCTGACTTCATGCTGGAGACTGACAGTGATCTGGATGAGCCTGCAGAGACAGAGACTGAAAACACTGCTTCTTCTCAGTGCTATGAAATAGCTGAAAAGGCATGGGTGGACTATGGTATCAAGGAATTTGTTCTCCTTTTGACAAGGAAAATGGACACAAGTGGGCAGAATATGAAATTAGAAGCCAAG GTTAAGATCAGTATGGAGTACCCTCTTAGGCCTCCTTTATTTACAGTGAATCTTTACTCTTCTCCTGGAGAAAATTCTCTTGAGAATGACTATTTTCAGTGGCACAATGAAATACGTGCTATGGAAGCTGAG GTAAATCTTCATATGTTAAAGATGGTACCCCCGGATCAAGAAAATTACACCTTAACACATCAAGTGTACTGTCTTGCTATGTTGTTCGACTATTACATGGATGAGGCATCTCCATCTTCTGAAAAGAGGAAGAGTAGTTCTGTGATTGATGTTGGCTTGTGTAAACCTGTTAGTGGTAGGCTTCTTGCGAGATCATTCAGAGGTAGGGATCGTAGGAAAATGATATCCTGGAAGGACATGGAATGCACTACTGGCTATCCGTTCTAG
- the LOC18591183 gene encoding uncharacterized protein LOC18591183 isoform X3 → MDTVENQSEAPAIKALGFLFKLTEVYLWDDGAKETRQSSCLCESENNKSSRQRDKSRSSVFHMTSDSCTLPEDIELANEMNALGLPLSFHTSKETRSKMTSSKRKGVRSKHSHGHKDTEETMEFSRVSEMEILSPSVFHDNSSSSFCCMSMLDRSESSYHDVAVVVNESQCPDLKQEDSASSVRTICGSVMEQTCDGISDLVTNDGQDYDFAQQSGIVSTADEKIAVSSTSLGAVLLPEHCLMDPGLDHCNNEGYRSLMEHECFDCSSVAPCNEKGERLCYCNGTQQLPVSESVSMNSDVLDCDGNDQTYGGALGDWRVYWDSFYMRNYFYNLKTQASTWDPPPGMENLVFNNLNNKSNEMTTESLQKSVHGGGLEELLSDELSNGTGVAAASSLAIPSVSKSFELAGEHCETSGTCVAELTLRLTSDAQDNVDSMPTVPPGTISDGEDIILENAALANNQADTLLVAAIRKGKKKTRRRAQRKLARDEEELQFQEIFEEYSAIIGKYWCQRYLLFSRFDDGIKMDEEGWFSVTPEPIARHHASRCGSGIVVDSFTGVGGNAIQLAQRSAHVIAIDIDPKKIDYAYHNAAVYGVNDRIDFIMGDFFALAPKLKADTVFLSPPWGGPDYTKVKIYDLKTMLRPRDGYFLFDVAKKIACRIVMFLPRNVDLNQLAELSLSAQPPWSLEVEKNFLNGKLKAITAYFTETAVRGQ, encoded by the exons ATGGACACGGTCGAAAACCAAAGCGAAGCTCCAGCCATCAAAGCTCTGGGTTTTCTCTTCAAGCTCACCGAAGTCTACTTATG GGACGATGGTGCTAAGGAGACTCGACAATCTTCTTGCTTATGCGAAAGCGAAAACAAT AAATCGTCTCGACAAAGGGACAAGAGCCGCTCAAGCGTTTTTCATATGACCAGTG ATTCCTGCACTTTACCAGAGGACATAGAACTGGCTAACGAAATGAATGCTTTGGGCCTTCCTCTTTCCTTCCATACCAGCAAGGAG ACGAGGAGTAAAATGACTAGCAGCAAAAGGAAGGGTGTACGTTCGAAGCATTCTCATGGTCATAAAGACACCGAAGAAACGATGGAATTTTCCAGAGTGAGTGAGATGGAGATTCTATCTCCTTCTGTTTTTCATGATAACTCGAGCAGTTCTTTTTGTTGCATGTCAATGCTGGATCGAAGTGAATCATCTTACCATGATGTTGCAGTGGTTGTCAATGAATCCCAATGCCCTGATCTTAAGCAAGAAGATTCAGCAAGCTCAGTGAGGACTATTTGTGGCTCCGTCATGGAACAAACCTGTGATGGGATTTCTGACCTTGTGACTAATGATGGCCAGGATTATGACTTTGCACAGCAGAGTGGTATTGTGTCTACTGCTGATGAGAAAATTGCAGTGAGCTCAACTAGTTTAGGtgctgtacttttaccagaaCACTGTTTGATGGATCCAGGTCTTGACCATTGTAATAATGAAGGTTATAGAAGCTTGATGGAGCATGAGTGTTTTGATTGTTCCTCTGTGGCTCCTTGCAATGAAAAAGGTGAGAGGCTTTGTTACTGTAATGGCACTCAGCAGCTACCTGTTTCTGAGTCAGTTTCAATGAATTCAGATGTGCTTGATTGTGATGGTAATGACCAGACATATGGTGGTGCTTTGGGTGATTGGAGGGTGTACTGGGACTCTTTTTACATGAGGAACTACTTTTACAATCTCAAAACTCAAGCTTCTACATGGGACCCACCCCCAGGCATGGAAAATCTAGTATTTAATAACCTtaataataagtcaaatgaAATGACTACTGAGTCACTTCAGAAATCTGTACACGGTGGTGGATTAGAAGAGCTGCTATCTGATGAGCTATCAAATGGGACTGGAGTTGCTGCTGCTTCTAGTTTGGCAATACCTTCTGTAAGCAAGAGTTTTGAGCTTGCAGGTGAACATTGTGAGACCAGTGGTACTTGTGTTGCTGAACTTACATTACGCTTAACATCAGATGCCCAGGACAATGTTGACAG CATGCCTACGGTACCCCCTGGAACAATTTCTGATGGTGAAGATATTATTTTAGAAAATGCTGCTTTAGCAAACAATCAGGCGGATACCCTACTTGTAGCTGCCAttagaaaagggaaaaagaaaacaagaagacGAGCTCAGAGGAAATTGGCAAGGGATGAGGAAG AACTTCAATTCCAAGAGATATTTGAGGAGTATTCTGCCATTATTGGTAAATATTGGTGTCAGAGATACCTGCTATTCTCCAGATTTGATGATGGTATAAAAATGGACGAGGAAGGGTGGTTTTCTGTCACTCCAGAGCCTATAGCCAGGCATCATGCATCCCGATGTGGGAGTGGGATTGTAGTTGACTCTTTTACTGGAGTTGGCGGGAATGCCATTCAATTGGCCCAGAG GAGCGCACATGTTATTGCTATTGATATCGATCCAAAGAAGATAGATTATGCATATCATAATGCTGCTGTCTATGGTGTCAATGACCGAATAGATTTCATAATGGGAGATTTTTTCGCTTTGGCACCTAAATTGAAG GCAGACACTGTTTTCTTATCACCTCCTTGGGGCGGTCCGGATTACACTAAAGTAAAGATATATGACCTCAAGACAATGCTTAGGCCACGTGATGG ATATTTCCTGTTTGATGTTGCAAAGAAAATTGCCTGCAGAATTGTCATGTTTCTCCCTAGAAATGTAGATCTCAATCAATTGGCAGAATTATCTCTGTCTGCACAGCCTCCTTGGTCATTAGAG GTTGAGAAAAACTTTTTGAATGGAAAGCTGAAGGCAATAACTGCTTACTTCACAGAGACGGCAGTCAGAGGACAATAA
- the LOC18591183 gene encoding uncharacterized protein LOC18591183 isoform X1, with the protein MDTVENQSEAPAIKALGFLFKLTEVYLWDDGAKETRQSSCLCESENNKSSRQRDKSRSSVFHMTSDSCTLPEDIELANEMNALGLPLSFHTSKETRSKMTSSKRKGVRSKHSHGHKDTEETMEFSRVSEMEILSPSVFHDNSSSSFCCMSMLDRSESSYHDVAVVVNESQCPDLKQEDSASSVRTICGSVMEQTCDGISDLVTNDGQDYDFAQQSGIVSTADEKIAVSSTSLGAVLLPEHCLMDPGLDHCNNEGYRSLMEHECFDCSSVAPCNEKGERLCYCNGTQQLPVSESVSMNSDVLDCDGNDQTYGGALGDWRVYWDSFYMRNYFYNLKTQASTWDPPPGMENLVFNNLNNKSNEMTTESLQKSVHGGGLEELLSDELSNGTGVAAASSLAIPSVSKSFELAGEHCETSGTCVAELTLRLTSDAQDNVDSMPTVPPGTISDGEDIILENAALANNQADTLLVAAIRKGKKKTRRRAQRKLARDEEELQFQEIFEEYSAIIGKYWCQRYLLFSRFDDGIKMDEEGWFSVTPEPIARHHASRCGSGIVVDSFTGVGGNAIQLAQRSAHVIAIDIDPKKIDYAYHNAAVYGVNDRIDFIMGDFFALAPKLKADTVFLSPPWGGPDYTKVKIYDLKTMLRPRDGYFLFDVAKKIACRIVMFLPRNVDLNQLAELSLSAQPPWSLERRQSEDNKSALLVWSSEGERGHLFVDIELLMIFNAVLWVPLPQPQFRLCCE; encoded by the exons ATGGACACGGTCGAAAACCAAAGCGAAGCTCCAGCCATCAAAGCTCTGGGTTTTCTCTTCAAGCTCACCGAAGTCTACTTATG GGACGATGGTGCTAAGGAGACTCGACAATCTTCTTGCTTATGCGAAAGCGAAAACAAT AAATCGTCTCGACAAAGGGACAAGAGCCGCTCAAGCGTTTTTCATATGACCAGTG ATTCCTGCACTTTACCAGAGGACATAGAACTGGCTAACGAAATGAATGCTTTGGGCCTTCCTCTTTCCTTCCATACCAGCAAGGAG ACGAGGAGTAAAATGACTAGCAGCAAAAGGAAGGGTGTACGTTCGAAGCATTCTCATGGTCATAAAGACACCGAAGAAACGATGGAATTTTCCAGAGTGAGTGAGATGGAGATTCTATCTCCTTCTGTTTTTCATGATAACTCGAGCAGTTCTTTTTGTTGCATGTCAATGCTGGATCGAAGTGAATCATCTTACCATGATGTTGCAGTGGTTGTCAATGAATCCCAATGCCCTGATCTTAAGCAAGAAGATTCAGCAAGCTCAGTGAGGACTATTTGTGGCTCCGTCATGGAACAAACCTGTGATGGGATTTCTGACCTTGTGACTAATGATGGCCAGGATTATGACTTTGCACAGCAGAGTGGTATTGTGTCTACTGCTGATGAGAAAATTGCAGTGAGCTCAACTAGTTTAGGtgctgtacttttaccagaaCACTGTTTGATGGATCCAGGTCTTGACCATTGTAATAATGAAGGTTATAGAAGCTTGATGGAGCATGAGTGTTTTGATTGTTCCTCTGTGGCTCCTTGCAATGAAAAAGGTGAGAGGCTTTGTTACTGTAATGGCACTCAGCAGCTACCTGTTTCTGAGTCAGTTTCAATGAATTCAGATGTGCTTGATTGTGATGGTAATGACCAGACATATGGTGGTGCTTTGGGTGATTGGAGGGTGTACTGGGACTCTTTTTACATGAGGAACTACTTTTACAATCTCAAAACTCAAGCTTCTACATGGGACCCACCCCCAGGCATGGAAAATCTAGTATTTAATAACCTtaataataagtcaaatgaAATGACTACTGAGTCACTTCAGAAATCTGTACACGGTGGTGGATTAGAAGAGCTGCTATCTGATGAGCTATCAAATGGGACTGGAGTTGCTGCTGCTTCTAGTTTGGCAATACCTTCTGTAAGCAAGAGTTTTGAGCTTGCAGGTGAACATTGTGAGACCAGTGGTACTTGTGTTGCTGAACTTACATTACGCTTAACATCAGATGCCCAGGACAATGTTGACAG CATGCCTACGGTACCCCCTGGAACAATTTCTGATGGTGAAGATATTATTTTAGAAAATGCTGCTTTAGCAAACAATCAGGCGGATACCCTACTTGTAGCTGCCAttagaaaagggaaaaagaaaacaagaagacGAGCTCAGAGGAAATTGGCAAGGGATGAGGAAG AACTTCAATTCCAAGAGATATTTGAGGAGTATTCTGCCATTATTGGTAAATATTGGTGTCAGAGATACCTGCTATTCTCCAGATTTGATGATGGTATAAAAATGGACGAGGAAGGGTGGTTTTCTGTCACTCCAGAGCCTATAGCCAGGCATCATGCATCCCGATGTGGGAGTGGGATTGTAGTTGACTCTTTTACTGGAGTTGGCGGGAATGCCATTCAATTGGCCCAGAG GAGCGCACATGTTATTGCTATTGATATCGATCCAAAGAAGATAGATTATGCATATCATAATGCTGCTGTCTATGGTGTCAATGACCGAATAGATTTCATAATGGGAGATTTTTTCGCTTTGGCACCTAAATTGAAG GCAGACACTGTTTTCTTATCACCTCCTTGGGGCGGTCCGGATTACACTAAAGTAAAGATATATGACCTCAAGACAATGCTTAGGCCACGTGATGG ATATTTCCTGTTTGATGTTGCAAAGAAAATTGCCTGCAGAATTGTCATGTTTCTCCCTAGAAATGTAGATCTCAATCAATTGGCAGAATTATCTCTGTCTGCACAGCCTCCTTGGTCATTAGAG AGACGGCAGTCAGAGGACAATAAATCAGCATTACTTGTGTGGAGCAGTGAAGGAGAACGGGGTCACCTTTTTGTGGATATTGAGCTCCTAATGATTTTCAATGCTGTTTTATGGGTTCCCTTACCCCAGCCTCAATTTCGGTTATGCTGTGAATGA
- the LOC18591183 gene encoding uncharacterized protein LOC18591183 isoform X4 — MVVNESQCPDLKQEDSASSVRTICGSVMEQTCDGISDLVTNDGQDYDFAQQSGIVSTADEKIAVSSTSLGAVLLPEHCLMDPGLDHCNNEGYRSLMEHECFDCSSVAPCNEKGERLCYCNGTQQLPVSESVSMNSDVLDCDGNDQTYGGALGDWRVYWDSFYMRNYFYNLKTQASTWDPPPGMENLVFNNLNNKSNEMTTESLQKSVHGGGLEELLSDELSNGTGVAAASSLAIPSVSKSFELAGEHCETSGTCVAELTLRLTSDAQDNVDSMPTVPPGTISDGEDIILENAALANNQADTLLVAAIRKGKKKTRRRAQRKLARDEEELQFQEIFEEYSAIIGKYWCQRYLLFSRFDDGIKMDEEGWFSVTPEPIARHHASRCGSGIVVDSFTGVGGNAIQLAQRSAHVIAIDIDPKKIDYAYHNAAVYGVNDRIDFIMGDFFALAPKLKADTVFLSPPWGGPDYTKVKIYDLKTMLRPRDGYFLFDVAKKIACRIVMFLPRNVDLNQLAELSLSAQPPWSLERRQSEDNKSALLVWSSEGERGHLFVDIELLMIFNAVLWVPLPQPQFRLCCE; from the exons A TGGTTGTCAATGAATCCCAATGCCCTGATCTTAAGCAAGAAGATTCAGCAAGCTCAGTGAGGACTATTTGTGGCTCCGTCATGGAACAAACCTGTGATGGGATTTCTGACCTTGTGACTAATGATGGCCAGGATTATGACTTTGCACAGCAGAGTGGTATTGTGTCTACTGCTGATGAGAAAATTGCAGTGAGCTCAACTAGTTTAGGtgctgtacttttaccagaaCACTGTTTGATGGATCCAGGTCTTGACCATTGTAATAATGAAGGTTATAGAAGCTTGATGGAGCATGAGTGTTTTGATTGTTCCTCTGTGGCTCCTTGCAATGAAAAAGGTGAGAGGCTTTGTTACTGTAATGGCACTCAGCAGCTACCTGTTTCTGAGTCAGTTTCAATGAATTCAGATGTGCTTGATTGTGATGGTAATGACCAGACATATGGTGGTGCTTTGGGTGATTGGAGGGTGTACTGGGACTCTTTTTACATGAGGAACTACTTTTACAATCTCAAAACTCAAGCTTCTACATGGGACCCACCCCCAGGCATGGAAAATCTAGTATTTAATAACCTtaataataagtcaaatgaAATGACTACTGAGTCACTTCAGAAATCTGTACACGGTGGTGGATTAGAAGAGCTGCTATCTGATGAGCTATCAAATGGGACTGGAGTTGCTGCTGCTTCTAGTTTGGCAATACCTTCTGTAAGCAAGAGTTTTGAGCTTGCAGGTGAACATTGTGAGACCAGTGGTACTTGTGTTGCTGAACTTACATTACGCTTAACATCAGATGCCCAGGACAATGTTGACAG CATGCCTACGGTACCCCCTGGAACAATTTCTGATGGTGAAGATATTATTTTAGAAAATGCTGCTTTAGCAAACAATCAGGCGGATACCCTACTTGTAGCTGCCAttagaaaagggaaaaagaaaacaagaagacGAGCTCAGAGGAAATTGGCAAGGGATGAGGAAG AACTTCAATTCCAAGAGATATTTGAGGAGTATTCTGCCATTATTGGTAAATATTGGTGTCAGAGATACCTGCTATTCTCCAGATTTGATGATGGTATAAAAATGGACGAGGAAGGGTGGTTTTCTGTCACTCCAGAGCCTATAGCCAGGCATCATGCATCCCGATGTGGGAGTGGGATTGTAGTTGACTCTTTTACTGGAGTTGGCGGGAATGCCATTCAATTGGCCCAGAG GAGCGCACATGTTATTGCTATTGATATCGATCCAAAGAAGATAGATTATGCATATCATAATGCTGCTGTCTATGGTGTCAATGACCGAATAGATTTCATAATGGGAGATTTTTTCGCTTTGGCACCTAAATTGAAG GCAGACACTGTTTTCTTATCACCTCCTTGGGGCGGTCCGGATTACACTAAAGTAAAGATATATGACCTCAAGACAATGCTTAGGCCACGTGATGG ATATTTCCTGTTTGATGTTGCAAAGAAAATTGCCTGCAGAATTGTCATGTTTCTCCCTAGAAATGTAGATCTCAATCAATTGGCAGAATTATCTCTGTCTGCACAGCCTCCTTGGTCATTAGAG AGACGGCAGTCAGAGGACAATAAATCAGCATTACTTGTGTGGAGCAGTGAAGGAGAACGGGGTCACCTTTTTGTGGATATTGAGCTCCTAATGATTTTCAATGCTGTTTTATGGGTTCCCTTACCCCAGCCTCAATTTCGGTTATGCTGTGAATGA